Proteins encoded by one window of Kribbella flavida DSM 17836:
- a CDS encoding DUF899 domain-containing protein translates to MNLPDVVSREQWLVARKQLLAEEKEFTRRRDALNANRRRLPMVLVEKDYRFAGPDGEVGLADLFEGRAQLVVYHFMFQPEWDAGCPNCSGFADEIGRLDGLTTRETTFVAISRAPYEKIAAYRQRMGWTFPWYSSYGSDFNYDYHVTLDPAVVPVEYNYRGQAEWDALPNNTHLQGEHPFDLHGLSCFLRTGDAVHHTYSTYGRGTDAMGFAVNAIDLTALGRQEPWEEPQGRTPGTAPMAGDPRITHRETAPDTEAHHCH, encoded by the coding sequence ATGAACCTGCCCGACGTCGTGTCGCGCGAGCAGTGGCTGGTGGCGCGCAAGCAGCTGCTGGCCGAGGAGAAGGAGTTCACCAGGCGGCGGGACGCGCTCAACGCGAACCGCCGCCGGTTGCCGATGGTGCTGGTCGAGAAGGACTACCGGTTCGCCGGCCCGGACGGCGAGGTGGGGCTGGCCGACCTGTTCGAGGGGCGGGCGCAGCTGGTGGTGTACCACTTCATGTTCCAGCCGGAGTGGGACGCGGGCTGCCCGAACTGCTCGGGCTTCGCCGACGAGATCGGCCGGCTCGACGGGCTGACCACCCGGGAGACCACCTTCGTGGCGATCTCGCGCGCGCCGTACGAGAAGATCGCGGCCTACCGGCAGCGGATGGGCTGGACGTTCCCGTGGTACTCGTCGTACGGCTCCGACTTCAACTACGACTACCACGTCACGCTGGACCCGGCGGTCGTGCCGGTCGAGTACAACTACCGCGGCCAGGCCGAGTGGGACGCCCTACCGAACAACACCCACCTGCAGGGCGAGCACCCCTTCGACCTGCACGGCCTGTCCTGCTTCCTGCGCACCGGCGACGCCGTCCACCACACGTACTCCACCTACGGCCGAGGCACGGACGCGATGGGCTTCGCCGTCAACGCCATCGACCTCACCGCACTCGGCCGCCAGGAACCGTGGGAAGAACCCCAAGGCCGAACCCCCGGAACCGCCCCCATGGCCGGCGACCCCAGAATCACCCACCGCGAAACCGCACCGGACACGGAAGCCCACCACTGCCACTGA
- a CDS encoding DUF952 domain-containing protein encodes MAMIYHLASGPEWEAATAARAYRMSTRGKSLDDGATFIHAARPEQVGLVANFVYADVTEPLCLLTIDTERLVSAVCDEDLDGSGMAFPHIYGPLNPDAVVAVTPYERGADGRWPDVVPQAVS; translated from the coding sequence ATGGCGATGATCTACCACCTCGCGTCCGGGCCCGAGTGGGAGGCGGCCACGGCGGCCCGCGCGTACCGGATGTCGACCCGCGGCAAGTCCCTCGACGACGGCGCCACCTTCATCCACGCGGCCCGGCCGGAGCAGGTCGGCCTGGTCGCGAACTTCGTCTACGCCGACGTGACCGAACCGCTGTGCCTGCTGACGATCGACACCGAGCGCCTGGTCTCGGCCGTCTGCGACGAGGACCTGGACGGCAGCGGCATGGCCTTCCCGCACATCTACGGCCCGCTGAACCCGGACGCGGTGGTCGCGGTCACGCCGTACGAGCGTGGCGCGGACGGCCGCTGGCCGGACGTCGTACCGCAGGCCGTATCCTGA